The Brassica oleracea var. oleracea cultivar TO1000 chromosome C6, BOL, whole genome shotgun sequence genomic interval NNNNNNNNNNNNNNNNNNNNNNNNNNNNNNNNNNNNNNNNNNNNNNNNNNNNNNNNNNNNNNNNNNNNNNNNNNNNNNNNNNNNNNNNNNNNNNNNNNNNNNNNNNNNNNNNNNNNNNNNNNNNNNNNNNNNNNNNNNNNNNNNNNNNNNNNNNNNNNNNNNNNNNNNNNNNNNNNNNNNNNNNNNNNNNNNNNNNNNNNNNNNNNNNNNNNNNNNNNNNNNNNNNNNNNNNNNNNNNNNNNNNNNNNNNNNNNNNNNNNNNNNNNNNNNNNNNNNNNNNNNNNNNNNNNNNNNNNNNNNNNNNNNNNNNNNNNNNNNNNNNNNNNNNTTTCGTCTCAATCGGAGTTTCCATTGAGATTTTACGAGGAAAAGAAGTAGGACTCTTCTTGGCTTGCTTCCACTCGCTACGTAGCGCCCAGTCAGACTCCACTCGCTACATAATGACCTGTCAGGCCTCAGAAAATTCCTCCTTTGCGTTCTATTTTGAATCCTCATCGAAACGCTTTTCGTTTCGTCTCAATCGGAGTTTCCGTTGAGATTTTACGTCGAAAACAAGTAGGACTCTTCTTGGCTTACTTCTACTCGCTACATAGCGACCTGTCAGACATCCAGCTCGCTACATAGGGACATGTCAGGCCTCAAAAAATTTCTCCTTTGTGTTCTCTTTTGAATCCCGATCGAAACGCTTTTCGTTTCGTCTCAATCAGAGTTTCCGTTGAGATTTTACGACGAAAACAAGCAGGACTCTTCTTGGCTTGCATCCACTCGCTACATAGCGACCTGTCAGACTTCCACTCGCTTTATAGCGACCTGTCAGGCCTAAAAAGGGTCCTCCTTTGCGTTCTGTTTTGAATTAAAAAAAAAACCCGCAAAGACTAGTTTTCTCGCTTGGATTCAAATTAATCGTATAATGCGGCAACAGTTAACTTATCACCTTACCCACCTCAACTATACAATAACGTTGAACCTTTTTATTGACTTCGTATCAGTAAAGTTCGGAAGATAAATGTCAAGTTTCAAATGAGCAAGCAAAACTGAGAAGAGACAAAACTGCATCTTCGAGAGAACTAAGGTATTTGCGACTTGAAATTTTTGAAATCAGACTTGGAGTTTTCGTAGGAAATTACTAAGAAATAAAAACACCTTCGAGACTGCCATAGAACTTTAGGGAACGTAAAACATAGGTGGATAGTCTAGCGAACTAAGTCTTAGGTAATTTTTCCTGTCTCGGTATATTGTCCCATAACTGTTCATCCAGATCTTGTAAACCGATCTAAACTCTCCAAAAATCGAGAAACGATCGCCACGCATATCAAGTTCGCTCNNNNNNNNNNNNNNNNNNNNNNNNNNNNNNNNNNNNNNNNNNNNNNNNNNNNNNNNNNNNNNNNNNNNNNNNNNNNNNNNNNNNNNNNNNNNNNNNNNNNNNNNNNNNNNNNNNNNNNNNNNNNNNNNNNNAACCTGGAAACAACCAAATCACAGTCCAAGCGTCGTCTTCAAACCGACTCATACTGTCGATCATTCTATTCCTCGAGAAAAAAAGGACGGAGTAGGTGCGTATACTATACTCCTATACTCCCATACTTCAAAAACATATTTAAACAATGCGATGTCTCATCAAGATAAAGAAAACGCTTTCGACGAAGCAAACTCTCGTAGAAATATGCGGAAAAATATTCATACAATGCGATGTCTCGTCATGATCATCCTAAAAGCAAACGACAATCTGAGATTCGTCTAAACGCTAGGAACTGATTCAAACCATGTTGAAAAAATTCTCAAAGACTATACAGCATCTATCATCGCAATCATTCGTTTAGAAAACCTCTGCCAAACTTCAGAACGAAAGTCGATGATTTGCTGAAGTCATAAAGATCTTTTCCGATTTGATAAAACGAGTTTCGTATAAGAATCATTATACGAGAAATCTTCAGGCATCAAAGCATCACTCTCATTTTCCGTTGAACCAACCGACTCACGGAAAAATCAAAAGCATTTGCGACAAAGCAAAATCAAGAACAAAAGTATAAGAAAATACGACAAAGAGAACACGTCCTCCCCGCTCGTCGACTAAGTCTATCGCTGTTTAACTGATTCATTCAAGAAACCTGCAAAAACGTTTCGCGACTAGATCCCGGTGAAATAACCTTGGTAAAACTCCATGAGTTACTCAGAGAAACCTTCACCGAAGAATAAAAACAAAAGCGCNNNNNNNNNNNNNNNNNNNNNNNNNNNNNNNNNNNNNNNNNNNNNNNNNNNNNNNNNNNNNNNNNNNNNNNNNNNNNNNNNNNNNNNNNNNNNNNNNNNNNNNNNNNNNNNNNNNNNNNNNNNNNNNNNNNNNNNNNNNNNNNNNNNNNNNNNNNNNNNNNNNNNNNNNNNNNNNNNNNNNNNNNNNNNNNNNNNNNNNNNNNNNNNNNNNNNNNNNNNNNNNNNNNNNNNNNNNNNNNNNNNNNNNNNNNNNNNNNNNNNNNNNNNNNNNNNNNNNNNNNNNNNNNNNNNNNNNNNNNNNNNNNNNNNNNNNNNNNNNNNNNNNNNNNNNNNNNNNNNNNNNNNNNNNNNNNNNNNNNNNNNNNNNNNNNNNNNNNNNNNNNNNNNNNNNNNNNNNNNNNNNNNNNNNNNNNNNNNNNNNNNNNNNNNNNNNNNNNNNNNNNNNNNNNNNNNNNNNNNNNNNNNNNNNNNNNNNNNNNNNNNNNNNNNNNNNNNNNNNNNNNNNNNNNNNNNNNNNNNNNNNNNNNNNNNNNNNNNNNNNNNNNNNNNNNNNNNNNNNNNNNNNNNNNNNNNNNNNNNNNNNNNNNNNNNNNNNNNNNNNNNNNNNNNNNNNNNNNNNNNNNNNNNNNNNNNNNNNNNNNNNNNNNNNNNNNNNNNNNNNNNNNNNNNNNNNNNNNNNNNNNNNNNNNNNNNNNNNNNNNNNNNNNNNNNNNNNNNNNNNNNNNNNNNNNNNNNNNNNNNNNNNNNNNNNNNNNNNNNNNNNNNNNNNNNNNNNNNNNNNNNNNNNNNNNNNNNNNNNNNNNNNNNNNNNNNNNNNNNNNNNNNNNNNNNNNNNNNNNNNNNNNNNNNNNNNNNNNNNNNNNNNNNNNNNNNNNNNNNNNNNNNNNNNNNNNNNNNNNNNNNNNNNNNNNNNNNNNNNNNNNNNNNNNNNNNNNNNNNNNNNNNNNNNNNNNNNNNNNNNNNNNNNNNNNNNNNNNNNNNNNNNNNCTCGAAACAGATCACGGATATAGCAGTTCACACAGAGTTAGATTACGAGATGACAACTCGTAATTTTCCTTCTACACCCATATAAAATGCCATCGGCAGCAACACGCCTGATAACCTCTACAAATAAACTAGACCGTAAAGGTCTCGCTGGAAAACTAGTCATAGTTTCGTTAGTTAACCTACCTTTTTCTTTTGGTGGTGAGTTTCCTTTTTTCTTTTTTTCGCTATGCGCCGCTACGTCAGCAAGGAGTGCCACGTACAAGCAGAGCGAAAACAAAAAAAGCAGGGTATTCGTTGGGGGAAATCCTTTGATTGCGTATTATAGATCCATGTCTTTCTTGTTCCACTACCTAGGACAAAATTGTTTAAGAAGAGAGAATCGTTGGTTCCTTATAGTAACTCCAAGACGAACTACGAAAGGCTTGATCCCTTCAACAAGGGTACGTAGGCAGCCGCCATAAGGCGCAGCCCCAATTTTATCGAGTTCTACTTTTAGAAGAGGGAGAAGACCACTTACCACAAACCTTTTCGACCATCAATTCCGTCTAACTCACCTAACTAGCCTAACTTGCCAAGCCACTCGCTAGAACCTCACGCTAGAAGCTCATGGTTCTAACAAGCTAGGGGCTAACTGTTGGGGTCAAAATCGGTCACGACGGAATCGATTTCTGAAAGTCCGTAAAAATCGGCATGAACGTTTTTACGAAAAATAAATCGTAGAAAAAGATTTATTTTTACGAAGAATCTTGCGGAGAAAACACATTCACGAAAAATCAGAGAAAGACACGAACAAGGTTGCTGCGTAGCAACCAGCGCAAAAGCTAGTCGCTACGTAGCGACCGAGCACGTACACGGCTCGGTTGCTACGTAGCGACTGAGCTCTCACCGAAGCTCGGTCGCTACATAGCGACCGAGCACGTACACGGCTCTGTCGCTACGTAGCGACCGAGCTCTCACCGAAGCTCGGTCGCTACGTAGCGACCGAGCACGTACACGGCTCGGTCGCTACACAGCGACCGAGCACATACATGGCTTGGTCGCTATGTTGCGACCTAGCACGCACACGACTCGATCGTTACGTAGCAACCGTGCTTTCTTAAAAATCGATACGACACAAATCCATGCATTCTCGTCTACTCTTTAATGCTATCTACCGAAGACCGTAGCCAAACCATTTCATGTTTTTCGTCATTTGAAGTCATCAATCGAAATAAAAACCGCGGAAATTTCGTTTTTATCGAAAGAAGCCGTAATAAACGTTTCGAGTCAAACAACGGCCCAAAGAGACCTAAGACGTGACTCGAAACCCACTTACGATTTCTTAACCAAAAGCCCATAAACCATAGGACGGTTTATGCTTGGTTTGCAAGGAAATATAAATGTCAAGTTTCCGCGGATAAATACGAAGTATTCGAAGATAATTAGAAAGATCGGGAAAAACGGAATATCTCCATTTTTAAGTTATGACGGCTTAAGGGCAGAAGAGGAAAAAGCGTAAACCGACCTAGGAGAGTGTATATAAGGAGTCCTAGGCGAGAGGCACGGGAGAGAACTTTTTAGACTCAGAACTCTCGGCACTTAGAAACTCTGAGGCATTATTCTCGACATGCTCTGTTTTCATGACTGGCACCCGATTACCAGACGAACGTGCACAAGCAGTTCGATCTCTTTGTTCACTCTTGAACTACGTTCGGCTTGATCCTCGAAAGGGGTACGTAGGTAGCCTTTCATAAGGTTCAGTCCGAAATCAATCAAAAACCTTTTCTGTATTTTCTTCGTCTTTTGTTATCGAGCTGCGTGTCAACTAGGTTTGAGCTTTTAGGACGCTAGAACTAGGTAACTCGCTGACAGCCTTTGCGGCCAAATCTTTTATGATCTCTTGTAATGATCGCAACGCTCTCACGCGGACTCGAAATAGGATCTATTGTTTTCTCTAAACTCGTTTGTTATCTTTTCATGATTTCCGCATATATTTGGTCACTTGCCGTTGGCTCTCGTAGAGATCCGGGACCTCTGAGAAATTAGGGTTTTCCTAGTTTCCTAATTTAAACGTAAATCGACAGTGCGAATTTCGGTTCCCACATACAGCAAAACAAAATATAAATTATATTTTATTTATATAATATAATTTCTCAAAAACAATCACATTTTTACTGCATATTTTAAGAGATATTAAGAAACTAAAAATAAATTTCAACAATAAACATATTTTGATCAAATAACTACAATATGAGTGATTCGACTAATTCAATTTATATCTAAAATCATAGATTTAACTACAATAAGAATATATAATTTATTTATTTTATAAGAATATATAATTATATAATAAAAAAATTATTTATTTTATAAATTTAAATTATAGGATGACTTAAAACATATTAACAAATGAAAAATAAAATACTAACTCAATATTACAATTTATTTCTTTTGTAAAATTTATATATATGGATAAGACTTTATAATATTATAATTATATTAATTTATGTAATTGAAAAAAACACTTTAGTTTATTTTTTTATTTCATTCTAAGCACAATTAATATATCTTAAGTTATACATAATTTTACTAAATTATACTTACGTATCTAAGACAACAAGTAACCTAAATACAAATAAGAAAATTAATAAAAATTAATATATCTAGAATAAAAAATATTATAGTTGAATTCAAAGAAATAGATGAAATCCAGTATGTCCAAATGATAACTGAATCGACCGTAAAAACAACAAAATTGATTAGCTATAAAATATCTAAAATCATATGTATAATTAAAGTAATGTAATATTGTTAATATAAATTATACATACAAATTATAAATTAATTTAAAACTAAAAGTAAATATCAGTCAATTATTATAATATATTTATTTTATAAATATTTATGTCCATGCTAATGCACGGAAAAATCACATAGTTTAGTGTTTATATGATTTGGAAAGCATAAAAATGCTTTTTCTTTATAATTTGGTGGAGAACCCAACCACCACTTATAAAACCTCATTCAAACAGTAGGCCCATTTTGAGGCCCCTCTTATAATAACAACATCATTCAGCATAAACCGCCTAATGGATTTAAATTTTGTAGGCCATAAAAGTTACGAAAAATTATCCAAATTAATTTGGAGTTCGGAGTCATCATCCACAAAAAAAAAAAGAACTTGCAGTGGCAGGCAAAAAATCTGAGAATATATATAAACGATATCAAATCTGAATCTATACTTGGCGCAGAAAATGCATATATACGACAAGTGAGCTAACAGATTTCACTAGAGAATGCTTCTGAAACTTATTTGTTAATTATGTAGACAGTCTTACCAAAGGAGTATCCGCAGATCCATAAACTAATTTAAAAGGGTGATGGGAATACAAATTCAAATCTCAAGAACGCTATTAAATCTTGATAAAGAGATTTTGAAATTACAAAATTAAGAAGAACAAAAACGCAGACGTTTTGAACATAAATATTCAGAAATCAGAACCAGAGACAATAGATTAGTCTCTAATAAGTAGAACAACAAAAGCTGTTCTTACATAATAAAAACAAGTGTGTGAGAAGAAGTTCAACAGAAATAACCTCAAATGGCTTTCTTATTTGGGCGTTTTTTCAAACTCTCAGTTCTAAATATAACAACCCAACAAAAATAAAAACACAAATCCAAAGGAAAAACTGTAGAAAAAAAGCCGAAATGTCAAAGTAAAAACCCTTAGAAATATATTGAAGGTGATGATTACGTCACAACCCAGAAACCATGAAAGACGATTCTCAGTACTTGTAGTCCTTGACGTGAAGGCTCTCTGCGGCTCCATCACCAAGCTTAGCATCACCTTTGTAAGTTCCAAGAGTGGCTTCAGAGTTAGCCTTGCACCTCACATACAAGGCCTCTTGAGCAGCCTTAACATTCTCCTCTTTACCTGCCCATGTCTTCAAAGTGCTCTGTTGCAACGCACGTCCGAACGAGAAAGACAACGACCACGGCTTCTTGGTCTTCAACTGGTTCATCGCGTTCAGGTTCTTGGTCGCCTCCTCCTCGCTCTGTCCTCCAGACAAGAACACGATAGCTGGAACAGCCGCTGGGACCGTTCTCTGAAGGGCGCGCACGGTGTGCTCAGCGATCACCTCCGGTGCAACCTTAGCACTGTCGGATCCTGGGGTAACCATGTTAGGCTTCAAGAGAGTTCCCTCGAGTAAAACATGGTGGTCGCTAAGAGCCTTGTAGCATGCCGCGAGGACACGCTCGGTCACAGCAGCACACTTGTGGATGTCATGGGAACCGTCGACTAGAATCTCAGGCTCGACGATGGGTACAAGACCGTTCTCCTGGCAGATAACAGCGTATCTAGCCAACCCGTAAGCGTTCTCGTGGATGGAAAGCTCTGATGGCTCGTTCTCGCCGATCTTGAGAACCGCACGCCACTTGGCGAAACGTGCACCAGCTTCGTAGTACTTCTTGCAACGCTCACCGAGGCCGTCAAGACCCTGAGTGGTGGTCTCGCCGTTGGTTCCGGCTAGCTCGACGGTACCCTTGTCGACTTTGATACCTGGGAGTACTCCTCCTTCCTTCAAGATGTCAACGAAAAGCTTGCCTGTATAATACAATAACATAACAATAAGAAACCTCCACAAACACATCAGACATGAAGAGAGTAATGAATTGGTTTCACATACCATCGGAGCTCTTTTGGTAAAGAGTTTCCTCGAAGAGGATGACACCGCTGAGGCAAGGGAGTGCACCAGGGGCGGTGAAGAGAAGCTCACGGAGAGCACGTCTGTTGGTCTCAACGTTCTCGACGTTGATGCTTGCAAGACGCTTTCCGATGGTTCCGGTGGACTCATCGGCGGCGAGAATACCCTTTCCGGGTGTGCCGATGTAGGCGGCGTTAGCGATCAACTCATCTGCAAAAGGGTTTTATAACATAAAACTCATAAATAATTACAAAAACTAACCGACATGAGAGACAAACGACATAGCACTTCAGATCGGTAATACAGTTGGTTAGATCAGACAAGACAGTTATGAACGAATGAATCAGATCTACGACATGAGGTTCAGTTCAACTCATGAATCCAGATCTAGGCAGTTAAACACGCGAACAAACACGTAAAAGACAGATCTAAGGCTTGTAAGAATCGAATATGCGTAACTACTACGTGACTAGCAGATTCGAGAGAGGAAGAGATAATTACCGGCGAATTTGCTGGTGAAGGCAGACATGGTTTTAGACGGAAAGATCGAGAAAGTGTAGAGAGAAGGGAGGATGAAGGTAGGTGTGGTGGACCAGACGAGGAAAGGGTTGTGTGTTTTATAGCTGCGGGGGTGAGAGTCTATTGGTTAGGTGAAATGGTAAATCAAGGGTTTAGATCTGTGACATGTTCTCCAAGAAATGGATTTTCAGCCGTTGGATCTCACGTGGTTTTAATTGGCAGTTTTGTGGCTAATTTCAATTCTACCCCTCATTTAATGTGTCATAGCGGAGTAGCTGAAGGGTAATATTGGTATCTAGCGTGTTGAGTACGGTAAAGCATGACTTCGGCCGCACACTCTCCTCCGGCTCAAACCTTCTAGGGGTTTATACTTTTGTTCGCGTAATATTAAAATCTCAGTAATTAAAGTTTTAAGATATTTTTATTTATCATAGTGAACACTTGGGGAAAGTTTGACTACGAAATTCTATAGAATATTCTAATTAAAAATATTTATTTCTAGAAAATGCGACTTTGATATCTCCGAACATAGAAAATTAAATCTGAGGTGTGTGAAGATAGAGACACATAACCGAAACAGCTGCGACCCTTCAAACCCATGAATCATCAAAAACTATCTCTCTTTTTGCCTTCTACCGACAATACCAGTGCAAATAACTTCGTGCTCTCTTTTTTTTTATACGCTTGGAAGTTTTAAAAGTGTCTTTTATGATCTTTAACGGGTTTCTTTTGTCTCTCTTTTGATATTGAAACGAGAATTTATAGAGCAAATCAATTTTCTTAGAACTATTAAAAAGCAATTAATTACAAAATTATAATTCGATTTATCCGATTGGTTTAAACGCAGCGGTTGCAGTTGCGGTTGCGGATGTGGGAGTTTGCGGATGTGGGAGTTTGCGGATGCGGGTGGTTGTGGTTTCAAGCGTTATTAAGCGTTTTGTATGACTGGTACTGTAAAAGCCGGAAAACCGGACTGACATAAACGATAGAATAAAAGCGATGTTAAGGAAATAAACGAATGTAAAAGAAGAATACAAGAACGATAAGAAATCGTATTCGCAAAGAGACATGGAGTCGAGATATGATCTCTTTCCTTAACTCAAAATATTCGCTCCGTTAGTGAGACGGGACTGTACGAATATAGAGTCCCATGATACAACCATGGCAGACGAATCACGCCTCACTCGTGATCGCCCTATCGAACTATAAACTCTACGAAACACTCTCTAGACTTACGTTGAGGGATNNNNNNNNNNNNNNNNNNNNNNNNNNNNNNNNNNNNNNNNNNNNNNNNNNNNNNNNNNNNNNNNNNNNNNNNNNNNNNNNNNNNNNNNNNNNNNNNNNNNNNNNNNNNNNNNNNNNNNNNNNNNNNNNNNNNNNNNNNNNNNNNNNNNNNNNNNNNNNNNNNNNNNNNNNNNNNNNNNNNNNNNNNNNNNNNNNNNNNNNNNNNNNNNNNNNNNNNNNNNNNNNNNNNNNNNNNNNNNNNNNNNNNNNNNNNNNNNNNNNNNNNNNNNNNNNNNNNNNNNNNNNNNNNNNNNNNNNNNNNNNNNNNNNNNNNNNNNNNNNNNNNNNNNNNNNNNNNNNNNNNNNNNNNNNNNNNNNNNNNNNNNNNNNNNNNNNNNNNNNNNNNNNNNNNNNNNNNNNNNNNNNNNNNNNNNNNNNNNNNNNNNNNNNNNNNNNNNNNNNNNNNNNNNNNNNNNNNNNNNNNNNNNNNNNNNNNNNNNNNNNNNNNNNNNNNNNNNNNNNNNNNNNNNNNNNNNNNNNNNNNNNNNNNNNNNNNNNNNNNNNNNNNNNNNNNNNNNNNNNNNNNNNNNNNNNNNNNNNNNNNNNNNNNNNNNNNNNNNNNNNNNNNNNNNNNNNNNNNNNNNNNNNNNNNNNNNNNNNNNNNNNNNNNNNNNNNNNNNNNNNNNNNNNNNNNNNNNNNNNNNNNNNNNNNNNNNNNNNNNNNNNNNNNNNNNNNNNNNNNNNNNNNNNNNNNNNNNNNNNNNNNNNNNNNNNNNNNNNNNNNNNNNNNNNNNNNNNNNNNNNNNNNNNNNNNNNNNNNNNNNNNNNNNNNNNNNNNNNNNNNNNNNNNNNNNNNNNNNNNNNNNNNNNNNNNNNNNNNNNNNNNNNNNNNNNNNNNNNNNNNNNNNNNNNNNNNNNNNNNNNNNNNNNNNNNNNNNNNNNNNNNNNNNNNNNNNNNNNNNNNNNNNNNNNNNNNNNNNNNNNNNNNNNNNNNNNNNNNNNNNNNNNNNNNNNNNNNNNNNNNNNNNNNNNNNNNNNNNNNNNNNNNNNNNNNNNNNNNNNNNNNNNNNNNNNNNNNNNNNNNNNNNNNNNNNNNNNNNNNNNNNNNNNNNNNNNNNNNNNNNNNNNNNNNNNNNNNNNNNNNNNNNNNNNNNNNNNNNNNNNNNNNNNNNNNNNNNNNNNNNNNNNNNNNNNNNNNNNNNNNNNNNNNNNNNNNNNNNNNNNNNNNNNNNNNNNNNNNNNNNNNNNNNNNNNNNNNNNNNNNNNNNNNNNNNNNNNNNNNNNNNNNNNNNNNNNNNNNNNNNNNNNNNNNNNNNNNNNNNNNNNNNNNNNNNNNNNNNNNNNNNNNNNNNNNNNNNNNNNNNNNNNNNNNNNNNNNNNNNNNNNNNNNNNNNNNNNNNNNNNNNNNNNNNNNNNNNNNNNNNNNNNNNNNNNNNNNNNNNNNNNNNNNNNNNNNNNNNNNNNNNNNNNNNNNNNNNNNNNNNNNNNNNNNNNNNNNNNNNNNNNNNNNNNNNNNNNNNNNNNNNNNNNNNNNNNNNNNNNNNNNNNNNNNNNNNNNNNNNNNNNNNNNNNNNNNNNNNNNNNNNNNNNNNNNNNNNNNNNNNNNNNNNNNNNNNNNNNNNNNNNNNNNNNNNNNNNNNNNNNNNNNNNNNNNNNNNNNNNNNNNNNNNNNNNNNNNNNNNNNNNNNNNNNNNNNNNNNNNNNNNNNNNNNNNNNNNNNNNNNNNNNNNNNNNNNNNNNNNNNNNNNNNNNNNNNNNNNNNNNNNNNNNNNNNNNNNNNNNNNNNNNNNNNNNNNNNNNNNNNNNNNNNNNNNNNNNNNNNNNNNNNNNNNNNNNNNNNNNNNNNNNNNNNNNNNNNNNNNNNNNNNNNNNNNNNNNNNNNNNNNNNNNNNNNNNNNNNNNNNNNNNNNNNNNNNNNNNNNNNNNNNNNNNNNNNNNNNNNNNNNNNNNNNNNNNNNNNNNNNNNNNNNNNNNNNNNNNNNNNNNNNNNNNNNNNNNNNNNNNNNNNNNNNNNNNNNNNNNNNNNNNNNNNNNNNNNNNNNNNNNNNNNNNNNNNNNNNNNNNNNNNNNNNNNNNNNNNNNNNNNNNNNNNNNNNNNNNNNNNNNNNNNNNNNNNNNNNNNNNNNNNNNNNNNNNNNNNNNNNNNNNNNNNNNNNNNNNNNNNNNNNNNNNNNNNNNNNNNNNNNNNNNNNNNNNNNNNNNNNNNNNNNNNNNNNNNNNNNNNNNNNNNNNNNNNNNNNNNNNNNNNNNNNNNNNNNNNNNNNNNNNNNNNNNNNNNNNNNNNNNNNNNNNNNNNNNNNNNNNNNNNNNNNNNNNNNNNNNNNNNNNNNNNNNNNNNNNNNNNNNNNNNNNNNNNNNNNNNNNNNNNNNNNNNNNNNNNNNNNNNNNNNNNNNNNNNNNNNNNNNNNNNNNNNNNNNNNNNNNNNNNNNNNNNNNNNNNNNNNNNNNNNNNNNNNNNNNNNNNNNNNNNNNNNNNNNNNNNNNNNNNNNNNNNNNNNNNNNNNNNNNNNNNNNNNNNNNNNNNNNNNNNNNNNNNNNNNNNNNNNNNNNNNNNNNNNNNNNNNNNNNNNNNNNNNNNNNNNNNNNNNNNNNNNNNNNNNNNNNNNNNNNNNNNNNNNNNNNNNNNNNNNNNNNNNNNNNNNNNNNNNNNNNNNNNNNNNNNNNNNNNNNNNNNNNNNNNNNNNNNNNNNNNNNNNNNNNNNNNNNNNNNNNNNNNNNNNNNNNNNNNNNNNNNNNNNNNNNNNNNNNNNNNNNNNNNNNNNNNNNNNNNNNNNNNNNNNNNNNNNNNNNNNNNNNNNNNNNNNNNNNNNNNNNNNNNNNNNNNNNNNNNNNNNNNNNNNNNNNNNNNNNNNNNNNNNNNNNNNNNNNNNNNNNNNNNNNNNNNNNNNNNNNNNNNNNNNNNNNNNNNNNNNNNNNNNNNNNNNNNNNNNNNNNNNNNNNNNNNNNNNNNNNNNNNNNNNNNNNNNNNNNNNNNNNNNNNNNNNNNNNNNNNNNNNNNNNNNNNNNNNNNNNNNNNNNNNNNNNNNNNNNNNNNNNNNNNNNNNNNNNNNNNNNNNNNNNNNNNNNNNNNNNNNNNNNNNNNNNNNNNNNNNNNNNNNNNNNNNNNNNNNNNNNNNNNNNNNNNNNNNNNNNNNNNNNNNNNNNNNNNNNNNNNNNNNNNNNNNNNNNNNNNNNNNNNNNNNNNNNNNNNNNNNNNNNNNNNNNNNNNNNNNNNNNNNNNNNNNNNNNNNNNNNNNNNNNNNNNNNNNNNNNNNNNNNNNNNNNNNNNNNNNNNNNNNNNNNNNNNNNNNNNNNNNNNNNNNNNNNNNNNNNNNNNNNNNNNNNNNNNNNNNNNNNNNNNNNNNNNNNNNNNNNNNNNNNNNNNNNNNNNNNNNNNNNNNNNNNNNNNNNNNNNNNNNNNNNNNNNNNNNNNNNNNNNNNNNNNNNNNNNNNNNNNNNNNNNNNNNNNNNNNNNNNNNNNNNNNNNNNNNNNNNNNNNNNNNNNNNNNNNNNNNNNNNNNNNNNNNNNNNNNNNNNNNNNNNNNNNNNNNNNNNNNNNNNNNNNNNNNNNNNNNNNNNNNNNNNNNNNNNNNNNNNNNNNNNNNNNNNNNNNNNNNNNNNNNNNNNNNNNNNNNNNNNNNNNNNNNNNNNNNNNNNNNNNNNNNNNNNNNNNNNNNNNNNNNNNNNNNNNNNNNNNNNNNNNNNNNNNNNNNNNNNNNNNNNNNNNNNNNNNNNNNNNNNNNNNNNNNNNNNNNNNNNNNNNNNNNNNNNNNNNNNNNNNNNNNNNNNNNNNNNNNNNNNNNNNNNNNNNNNNNNNNNNNNNNNNNNNNNNNNNNNNNNNNNNNNNNNNNNNNNNNNNNNNNNNNNNNNNNNNNNNNNNNNNNNNNNNNNNNNNNNNNNNNNNNNNNNNNNNNNNNNNNNNNNNNNNNNNNNNNNNNNNNNNNNNNNNNNNNNNNNNNNNNNNNNNNNNNNNNNNNNNNNNNNNNNNNNNNNNNNNNNNNNNNNNNNNNNNNNNNNNNNNNNNNNNNNNNNNNNNNNNNNNNNNNNNNNNNNNNNNNNNNNNNNNNNNNNNNNNNNNNNNNNNNNNNNNNNNNNNNNNNNNNNNNNNNNNNNNNNNNNNNNNNNNNNNNNNNNNNNNNNNNNNNNNNNNNNNNNNNNNNNNNNNNNNNNNNNNNNNNNNNNNNNNNNNNNNNNNNNNNNNNNNNNNNNNNNNNNNNNNNNNNNNNNNNNNNNNNNNNNNNNNNNNNNNNNNNNNNNNNNNNNNNNNNNNNNNNNNNNNNNNNNNNNNNNNN includes:
- the LOC106300510 gene encoding fructose-bisphosphate aldolase, cytoplasmic isozyme; translated protein: MSAFTSKFADELIANAAYIGTPGKGILAADESTGTIGKRLASINVENVETNRRALRELLFTAPGALPCLSGVILFEETLYQKSSDGKLFVDILKEGGVLPGIKVDKGTVELAGTNGETTTQGLDGLGERCKKYYEAGARFAKWRAVLKIGENEPSELSIHENAYGLARYAVICQENGLVPIVEPEILVDGSHDIHKCAAVTERVLAACYKALSDHHVLLEGTLLKPNMVTPGSDSAKVAPEVIAEHTVRALQRTVPAAVPAIVFLSGGQSEEEATKNLNAMNQLKTKKPWSLSFSFGRALQQSTLKTWAGKEENVKAAQEALYVRCKANSEATLGTYKGDAKLGDGAAESLHVKDYKY